One genomic segment of Pseudomonas sp. RU47 includes these proteins:
- a CDS encoding AAA family ATPase, translating into MTSLHADEAFLGHFQLSHDPFAPRVPGFKFFPAQRKPVLGQLHHLARYSQLLLVVTGPQGSGKTLLRQALVASTNKQSVQSVVVSARGAGDAAGVLRQVAQALNVAQAEVGAILEQVVQLALTGQEVYLLVDDAEQLDESALEALMALGAGAPEGRPHVFLFGESSLIAQLEALHLEEERFHVIELQPYTEEETREYLDQRLEGAGRGVELFTADQISDIHESAEGWPGNINQVARDALIEVMIASRSAVKRPSMGFNMPKKHVLAISAVVVVAVAAAWLMPGRNKAPTTGAPANEQAQLPLGQGAANGGAPNVEFAGNTQPMPLPLVGNSQPVMRGPLAEAAGGITEGDDGVPLEGSSDTPPTVTTSAPPAGVPAGPAPTPVPLPAAKPTPAPTQVATAKPAPAAPAAKSVPAPAKPVAAAKPAEKPVTVAKAAGGSWYAGQPTGNYVVQILGTSSESAAQNFVKEQGGEYRYFKKVLNGKPLYVITYGNFANRDAAVSAIKALPAKVQAGKPWPRTVASVQQELATTR; encoded by the coding sequence ATGACTAGTTTGCATGCCGACGAGGCGTTCCTCGGCCATTTCCAGTTAAGTCACGACCCGTTCGCGCCACGCGTACCGGGCTTCAAGTTCTTCCCGGCCCAGCGCAAACCGGTGCTGGGTCAATTGCATCATCTGGCGCGTTACAGCCAGTTGCTGCTGGTGGTCACTGGCCCGCAAGGCAGCGGCAAGACGCTGCTGCGTCAGGCGCTGGTCGCCAGCACCAACAAGCAGTCGGTACAGAGCGTGGTGGTTTCCGCCCGTGGCGCCGGTGATGCCGCTGGCGTGCTGCGCCAGGTGGCGCAGGCTCTGAACGTCGCTCAGGCCGAGGTTGGCGCGATTCTGGAACAAGTGGTGCAACTCGCGCTGACCGGTCAGGAAGTCTATCTGCTGGTGGACGACGCCGAGCAGCTCGATGAATCCGCCCTCGAAGCGCTGATGGCGTTGGGTGCCGGCGCACCGGAAGGTCGCCCGCACGTGTTCCTGTTCGGTGAGTCGTCGCTGATCGCGCAGCTTGAGGCTTTGCACCTTGAGGAAGAGCGCTTCCACGTCATCGAATTGCAGCCGTACACCGAAGAAGAGACCCGCGAATATCTCGACCAGCGGCTTGAAGGCGCAGGCCGGGGTGTCGAACTTTTCACCGCAGATCAGATCTCTGATATTCACGAAAGCGCCGAGGGTTGGCCGGGCAACATCAACCAGGTCGCTCGCGATGCTCTGATCGAAGTCATGATTGCCAGCCGCTCTGCGGTCAAGCGTCCAAGTATGGGGTTCAACATGCCGAAGAAACACGTATTGGCGATTTCCGCCGTCGTTGTGGTCGCGGTCGCTGCCGCCTGGCTGATGCCGGGTCGCAACAAGGCGCCGACTACCGGTGCACCGGCCAATGAACAGGCACAGTTGCCGTTGGGCCAGGGCGCAGCCAATGGCGGCGCACCGAACGTCGAGTTCGCTGGTAATACACAGCCGATGCCGCTGCCGCTGGTCGGCAACTCGCAACCGGTGATGCGCGGTCCGTTGGCCGAAGCGGCCGGTGGCATTACCGAAGGCGACGATGGCGTGCCGCTGGAAGGTTCCAGCGATACGCCGCCGACCGTTACTACTTCCGCACCGCCTGCGGGCGTTCCGGCCGGCCCTGCGCCGACACCGGTTCCGTTGCCTGCCGCCAAGCCGACCCCGGCGCCGACGCAAGTCGCCACCGCCAAGCCTGCTCCGGCAGCGCCTGCAGCGAAATCGGTTCCGGCACCGGCCAAGCCAGTCGCTGCAGCCAAACCGGCCGAGAAGCCGGTGACCGTTGCCAAAGCCGCCGGTGGCAGCTGGTATGCCGGTCAGCCGACCGGCAACTATGTGGTGCAGATCCTTGGCACCAGTTCGGAATCCGCCGCGCAAAACTTCGTCAAAGAGCAGGGCGGCGAGTACCGTTATTTCAAGAAAGTCCTCAACGGCAAACCGCTTTACGTGATCACCTATGGCAACTTTGCCAATCGTGATGCGGCCGTTTCTGCCATCAAGGCCTTGCCAGCGAAGGTTCAGGCTGGTAAACCTTGGCCTCGCACTGTCGCCAGCGTCCAACAGGAACTGGCAACAACTCGCTGA
- the gltB gene encoding glutamate synthase large subunit, whose product MKAGLYQPDEFKDNCGFGLIAHMQGEPSHTLLQTAIEALTCMTHRGGINADGKTGDGCGLLIQKPDAFLRAIAQETFSVELPKQYAVGMVFFNQDPVKAEAARENMNREILAEGLQLIGWRKVPIDTSVLGRLALERLPQIEQVYIGGEGLSDQDMAVKLFSARRRSSVANAVDSDHYICSFSHKTIIYKGLMMPADLAAFYPDLSDERLQTAICVFHQRFSTNTLPKWPLAQPFRFLAHNGEINTITGNRNWAQARRTKFSNDLMDLEELGPLVNRVGSDSSSMDNMLELMVTGGIDLFRGVRMIIPPAWQNVETMDPDLRAFYEYNSMHMEPWDGPAGVVMTDGRYAVCLLDRNGLRPARWVTTTNGFITLASEIGVWDYKPEDVIAKGRVGPGQIFAVDTETGQILDTDAIDNRLKSRHPYKQWLRKNALRIQATMEDNDHGSAFYDVDQLKQYMKMYQVTFEERDQVLRPLGEQGYEAVGSMGDDTPMAVLSQRVRTPYDYFRQQFAQVTNPPIDPLREAIVMSLEICLGAERNIFQESPEHASRVILSSPVISPAKWRSLMNLDRPGFERAIIDLNYDESVGLEAAIRNVADQAEEAVRAGRTQIVLSDRHIAPGKLPIHASLATGAVHHRLTEKGLRCDSNILVETATARDPHHFAVLIGFGASAVYPFLAYEVLGDLIRTGEVLGDLYEVFKNYRKGITKGLLKILSKMGISTIASYRGAQLFEAIGLSEEVCDLSFRGVPSRIKGARFVDIEAEQKALATEAWSPRKPIQQGGLLKFVHGGEYHAYNPDVVNTLQAAVQQGDYAKFKEYTSLVDNRPVSMIRDLFKVKTLDTPLDISEIEPLESVLKRFDSAGISLGALSPEAHEALAEAMNRLGARSNSGEGGEDPARYGTIKSSKIKQVATGRFGVTPEYLVNAEVLQIKVAQGAKPGEGGQLPGGKVNGLIAKLRYAVPGVTLISPPPHHDIYSIEDLSQLIFDLKQVNPKALVSVKLVAEAGVGTIAAGVAKAYADLITISGYDGGTGASPLTSIKYAGAPWELGLAETHQTLRGNDLRGKVRVQTDGGLKTGLDVIKAAILGAESFGFGTAPMIALGCKYLRICHLNNCATGVATQNEKLRKDHYIGTVDMVVNFFTYVAEETREWLAKLGVRSLEELIGRTDLLEILEGQTAKQNHLDLTPLLGSDHIPADKPQFCGVERNPPFDQGLLAEKMVEMASSAINDMSGAEFDLDICNCDRSIGARISGEIARKHGNQGMAKAPITFRFKGTAGQSFGVWNAGGLNMYLEGDANDYVGKGMTGGKLTIVPPKGSVYKTQESAIIGNTCLYGATGGKLFAAGTAGERFAVRNSGAHTVVEGTGDHCCEYMTGGFVCVLGKTGYNFGSGMTGGFAYVLDQDNTFVDRVNHELVEIQRISGEAMEAYRSHLQNVLNEYVAETDSEWGRELAENLDDYLRRFWLVKPKAANLKSLLSSTRANPQ is encoded by the coding sequence ATGAAAGCAGGTCTGTACCAACCAGATGAATTCAAGGATAACTGCGGTTTCGGCCTGATAGCCCATATGCAGGGCGAGCCCAGTCATACCCTTTTGCAAACGGCCATTGAGGCCCTGACCTGCATGACCCACCGCGGTGGGATTAATGCCGACGGCAAGACCGGTGACGGTTGCGGTCTGCTGATTCAGAAGCCTGACGCGTTCCTGCGAGCCATTGCCCAGGAAACCTTCAGCGTCGAATTGCCCAAGCAATATGCGGTGGGCATGGTTTTCTTCAACCAGGATCCGGTCAAGGCCGAAGCCGCTCGCGAGAACATGAACCGCGAGATCCTCGCTGAAGGCCTGCAACTGATCGGCTGGCGCAAAGTGCCGATCGACACCAGCGTCCTCGGCCGCCTGGCCCTTGAGCGCCTGCCGCAGATCGAGCAGGTGTACATCGGTGGCGAAGGCCTGAGCGATCAGGACATGGCCGTGAAGCTGTTCAGTGCGCGTCGTCGTTCGTCGGTGGCCAATGCCGTCGACTCCGATCACTACATCTGCAGCTTTTCGCACAAGACCATCATCTATAAAGGCCTGATGATGCCGGCCGACCTGGCCGCGTTTTATCCAGACCTGAGCGACGAGCGCCTGCAAACCGCGATCTGCGTGTTCCACCAGCGCTTTTCCACCAACACCCTGCCGAAATGGCCGCTGGCGCAGCCGTTCCGCTTCCTCGCCCACAACGGCGAGATCAACACCATCACCGGTAACCGTAACTGGGCGCAGGCCCGTCGGACCAAGTTCAGCAATGATCTGATGGATCTGGAAGAACTCGGCCCGCTGGTCAACCGTGTCGGTTCCGACTCTTCGAGCATGGACAACATGCTCGAGCTGATGGTCACCGGCGGCATCGACCTGTTCCGTGGCGTGCGGATGATCATTCCGCCGGCGTGGCAGAACGTCGAAACCATGGACCCGGATCTGCGTGCGTTCTACGAGTACAACTCGATGCACATGGAGCCGTGGGACGGCCCGGCTGGCGTAGTAATGACCGACGGTCGTTACGCGGTGTGCCTGCTCGACCGTAACGGTCTGCGTCCGGCGCGTTGGGTCACCACCACCAACGGTTTCATCACCCTCGCGTCGGAAATCGGCGTGTGGGATTACAAGCCTGAAGACGTGATTGCCAAGGGCCGTGTCGGCCCTGGCCAGATCTTCGCGGTGGACACCGAAACCGGGCAGATCCTCGACACCGATGCGATCGACAACCGCCTGAAGTCCCGTCATCCGTACAAGCAATGGCTGCGCAAGAATGCCCTGCGCATTCAGGCGACCATGGAAGACAACGACCACGGTTCGGCGTTTTACGACGTCGATCAGCTCAAGCAATACATGAAGATGTATCAGGTCACGTTCGAAGAGCGTGATCAGGTCCTGCGTCCGCTCGGCGAACAAGGCTACGAAGCCGTGGGCTCGATGGGCGACGACACGCCGATGGCCGTGCTGTCGCAGCGCGTGCGCACGCCGTACGACTATTTCCGTCAGCAGTTCGCGCAGGTCACCAACCCGCCGATCGACCCGCTGCGTGAAGCCATCGTGATGTCGCTGGAAATCTGCCTCGGTGCCGAGCGCAACATTTTCCAGGAGTCGCCGGAACACGCTTCGCGCGTGATCCTCAGCTCGCCGGTCATTTCCCCGGCCAAGTGGCGCTCGCTGATGAACCTCGACCGCCCGGGTTTCGAACGGGCGATCATCGACCTCAACTACGACGAAAGCGTCGGCCTCGAAGCGGCGATCCGCAACGTCGCCGATCAGGCTGAAGAAGCCGTGCGCGCCGGTCGTACCCAGATCGTCCTGAGCGACCGTCATATCGCCCCAGGCAAACTGCCGATCCACGCATCCCTGGCGACCGGTGCCGTGCACCACCGCCTGACCGAAAAAGGCCTGCGTTGCGACTCCAACATCCTCGTTGAAACTGCTACTGCTCGCGATCCACATCACTTCGCGGTGCTGATCGGTTTCGGTGCCTCGGCGGTGTATCCGTTCCTGGCCTACGAAGTGCTGGGCGACCTGATCCGCACCGGTGAAGTGCTGGGCGACCTCTACGAGGTGTTCAAGAACTACCGCAAAGGCATCACCAAAGGTCTGCTGAAAATTCTGTCGAAGATGGGCATTTCGACCATCGCGTCGTACCGTGGCGCGCAGCTGTTCGAAGCCATCGGTCTGTCCGAAGAAGTGTGCGACCTGAGCTTCCGTGGCGTGCCGAGCCGCATCAAGGGTGCGCGTTTCGTCGACATCGAAGCCGAGCAGAAAGCACTCGCCACTGAAGCCTGGAGTCCGCGCAAGCCGATCCAGCAGGGCGGTTTGCTGAAGTTCGTCCACGGTGGCGAATATCACGCCTACAACCCGGACGTGGTCAACACCCTGCAAGCCGCTGTGCAGCAGGGCGACTACGCCAAGTTCAAGGAATACACCTCGCTGGTGGACAACCGTCCGGTGTCGATGATCCGCGATCTGTTCAAGGTCAAGACACTCGACACGCCGCTGGACATCAGTGAAATCGAACCGCTGGAATCGGTGCTCAAGCGCTTTGACTCCGCCGGTATCTCGCTGGGCGCACTGTCGCCGGAAGCTCACGAAGCCCTGGCCGAAGCCATGAACCGCCTCGGTGCGCGTTCGAACTCCGGCGAAGGTGGTGAAGACCCGGCGCGTTACGGCACCATCAAGAGTTCGAAAATCAAGCAGGTTGCCACTGGCCGTTTCGGTGTAACCCCGGAATACCTGGTCAATGCCGAAGTGCTGCAGATCAAGGTCGCGCAGGGCGCCAAGCCGGGCGAGGGCGGGCAACTGCCGGGTGGTAAAGTCAACGGTTTGATCGCCAAGCTGCGTTACGCAGTGCCGGGCGTGACCCTGATTTCGCCACCGCCGCACCACGACATCTACTCGATCGAAGACTTGTCGCAGCTGATTTTCGACCTCAAGCAGGTCAATCCGAAGGCACTGGTTTCGGTCAAATTGGTAGCTGAAGCGGGCGTCGGCACCATCGCCGCCGGTGTGGCCAAGGCCTATGCGGATTTGATCACCATCTCCGGCTACGACGGTGGCACCGGTGCTTCGCCGCTGACCTCGATCAAATACGCGGGCGCACCGTGGGAACTCGGCCTCGCCGAAACCCACCAGACCCTGCGCGGCAACGACCTGCGCGGCAAAGTCCGGGTGCAGACCGACGGCGGCCTGAAAACCGGCCTCGACGTGATCAAGGCAGCCATTCTCGGCGCCGAAAGCTTCGGCTTCGGCACCGCGCCAATGATCGCGCTGGGCTGCAAATACCTGCGTATCTGCCACTTGAACAACTGCGCCACTGGCGTTGCGACTCAGAACGAGAAGCTGCGCAAGGATCACTACATCGGTACCGTCGACATGGTGGTGAACTTCTTCACCTATGTCGCCGAAGAAACCCGTGAGTGGCTGGCCAAGCTGGGCGTACGCTCCCTCGAAGAGCTGATCGGTCGTACCGATCTGCTGGAAATCCTCGAAGGCCAGACCGCCAAGCAAAACCATCTGGACCTGACGCCGCTGTTGGGCAGCGATCACATCCCGGCGGACAAGCCACAGTTCTGCGGTGTTGAGCGCAACCCGCCGTTCGACCAAGGCCTGCTGGCCGAGAAAATGGTCGAGATGGCGTCGTCGGCGATCAACGACATGAGTGGCGCCGAGTTCGACTTGGACATCTGCAACTGCGACCGTTCGATCGGCGCGCGGATCTCCGGCGAAATCGCCCGCAAGCACGGCAACCAAGGGATGGCGAAAGCGCCGATCACCTTCCGCTTCAAAGGCACTGCCGGGCAGAGCTTCGGCGTGTGGAACGCCGGCGGTCTGAACATGTACCTGGAAGGCGATGCCAACGACTACGTCGGCAAAGGCATGACCGGTGGCAAGCTGACCATCGTGCCGCCGAAGGGCAGCGTTTATAAGACTCAGGAAAGCGCCATCATCGGCAACACCTGCCTGTATGGCGCAACTGGCGGCAAGCTGTTCGCCGCTGGCACCGCAGGCGAGCGTTTCGCCGTGCGTAACTCCGGTGCCCACACGGTTGTGGAAGGCACTGGCGATCACTGCTGTGAGTACATGACCGGTGGTTTTGTCTGCGTTCTGGGCAAGACCGGTTACAACTTCGGCTCTGGCATGACCGGTGGTTTCGCCTACGTGCTCGATCAGGACAACACCTTCGTTGACCGGGTCAACCACGAACTGGTGGAAATCCAGCGGATCAGCGGCGAGGCGATGGAAGCCTATCGCAGCCACCTGCAAAACGTGCTGAACGAGTACGTCGCGGAAACCGACAGCGAGTGGGGTCGTGAACTCGCCGAAAACCTCGATGACTACTTGCGCCGTTTCTGGCTGGTCAAGCCTAAGGCTGCCAACCTGAAATCGTTGCTTTCCAGCACTCGTGCCAACCCGCAGTGA
- a CDS encoding FAD-dependent oxidoreductase yields MAERLNNDFQFIDVGRKDPKKKLLRQRKKEFVEIYEPFKPQQSADQAHRCLGCGNPYCEWKCPVHNFIPNWLKLVAEGNILQAAELSHQTNTLPEVCGRVCPQDRLCEGACTLNDGFGAVTIGSVEKYITDTAFAMGWRPDMSKVKPTGKRVAIIGAGPAGLGCADVLVRGGVTPVVFDKNPEIGGLLTFGIPEFKLEKTVLSNRREVFTGMGIEFRLNTEVGKDVTMEQLLAEYDAVFMGMGTYTYMKGGFAGEDLPGVYDALDFLIANVNRNLGFEKSPEDFVDMKGKKVVVLGGGDTAMDCNRTSIRQGAKSVTCAYRRDEANMPGSRKEVKNAKEEGVKFLYNRQPIAIVGEDKVEGVKVVETRLGEPDARGRRSPEPIPGSEEIIPADAVVIAFGFRPSPAPWFEQFEIQTDSQGRVVAPEQGQYKHQTSNPKIFAGGDMVRGSDLVVTAIFEGRNAAEGILDYLGV; encoded by the coding sequence ATGGCTGAACGTCTGAATAACGACTTCCAGTTCATCGATGTCGGGCGCAAAGATCCGAAGAAGAAACTGTTGCGTCAACGCAAGAAAGAGTTCGTCGAAATCTACGAACCGTTCAAACCCCAGCAGTCGGCCGACCAGGCCCACCGCTGCCTGGGTTGCGGCAACCCGTATTGCGAATGGAAGTGCCCGGTGCACAACTTCATTCCCAACTGGCTGAAGCTGGTGGCCGAAGGCAACATCCTTCAGGCCGCCGAGCTGTCGCACCAGACCAACACCCTGCCGGAAGTCTGCGGTCGGGTATGTCCGCAGGATCGTCTGTGTGAGGGTGCCTGCACCCTTAACGACGGTTTCGGCGCGGTGACCATCGGTTCGGTCGAGAAGTACATCACCGACACCGCGTTCGCCATGGGCTGGCGCCCGGACATGTCCAAGGTCAAACCGACCGGCAAACGTGTCGCGATCATCGGCGCGGGCCCGGCGGGTCTGGGTTGTGCCGACGTGCTGGTACGCGGCGGCGTGACTCCGGTGGTGTTCGACAAGAACCCGGAAATCGGTGGCTTGCTGACCTTCGGCATCCCCGAGTTCAAGCTGGAAAAGACCGTGCTGAGCAATCGTCGCGAAGTCTTCACCGGCATGGGCATCGAATTCCGTCTGAATACCGAAGTCGGCAAAGACGTGACCATGGAGCAACTGCTCGCTGAATACGATGCCGTGTTCATGGGCATGGGCACCTACACCTACATGAAGGGCGGTTTTGCCGGTGAGGACCTGCCGGGCGTGTATGACGCGCTGGACTTCCTGATCGCCAACGTCAATCGCAACCTGGGCTTTGAAAAGTCGCCGGAAGATTTCGTCGACATGAAAGGCAAAAAGGTTGTGGTTCTCGGCGGCGGCGACACGGCGATGGACTGCAACCGCACGTCGATCCGTCAGGGCGCCAAGTCGGTGACCTGCGCGTATCGTCGTGACGAAGCGAACATGCCCGGCTCGCGCAAAGAGGTGAAGAACGCCAAGGAAGAAGGCGTGAAATTCCTCTATAACCGCCAGCCGATCGCCATCGTCGGCGAAGACAAGGTTGAAGGCGTCAAAGTGGTCGAGACCCGTCTCGGCGAACCGGACGCCCGTGGCCGTCGCAGCCCTGAGCCGATCCCGGGTTCCGAAGAGATCATCCCGGCCGACGCCGTGGTCATCGCTTTCGGTTTCCGCCCGAGCCCGGCGCCGTGGTTCGAACAGTTCGAGATCCAGACCGACAGCCAGGGCCGCGTCGTTGCGCCTGAGCAAGGTCAGTACAAGCACCAGACCAGCAACCCGAAAATCTTCGCCGGTGGCGACATGGTGCGCGGTTCCGACCTGGTGGTGACGGCAATCTTCGAAGGCCGCAATGCCGCCGAAGGGATCCTCGATTACCTGGGCGTCTAA
- the hemE gene encoding uroporphyrinogen decarboxylase, producing MTALKNDRFLRALLKQPVDVTPVWMMRQAGRYLPEYRASRAQAGDFMSLCMNPEFACEVTMQPLDRYPQLDAAILFSDILTIPDAMGQGLYFETGEGPRFKKVVSTLADIEALPIPDPHKDLGYVMDAVSTIRRELNGRVPLIGFSGSPWTLATYMVEGGSSKDFRKTKAMLYDNPQAMHLLLDKLAQSVTSYLNGQIMAGAQAVQIFDTWGGNLSAAAYQEFSLAYMKKIVSGLIREHDGRKVPVIIFTKNGGLWLESIAEAGADALGLDWTCDIGNARARVGDKVALQGNMDPTVLYAKPEAIRTEVGRILASYGKGSGHVFNLGHGITPEVDPEHAGAFLRAVHELSAQYHE from the coding sequence ATGACTGCCCTGAAGAACGACCGTTTCCTCCGCGCCCTGCTCAAGCAACCCGTTGACGTCACCCCGGTGTGGATGATGCGCCAGGCCGGCCGCTACCTGCCGGAATACCGCGCCAGCCGCGCCCAGGCCGGAGATTTCATGAGCCTGTGCATGAATCCGGAATTCGCCTGCGAAGTCACGATGCAACCGCTCGACCGCTACCCACAACTGGACGCGGCGATCCTGTTTTCCGACATCCTCACCATCCCCGATGCCATGGGCCAAGGCCTGTACTTCGAGACCGGTGAAGGTCCGCGCTTCAAGAAAGTCGTCAGCACGCTGGCCGATATCGAAGCCCTGCCGATCCCGGATCCGCACAAAGACCTTGGCTACGTCATGGACGCGGTCAGCACCATCCGTCGCGAGCTGAACGGTCGTGTGCCGTTGATCGGTTTCTCTGGCAGCCCGTGGACCCTGGCAACCTACATGGTCGAAGGCGGCTCGTCGAAAGACTTCCGCAAGACCAAAGCGATGCTCTACGACAACCCGCAGGCCATGCACCTGCTGCTGGATAAACTGGCGCAGTCGGTGACCTCGTACCTCAACGGCCAGATCATGGCCGGTGCGCAAGCGGTGCAGATCTTCGATACCTGGGGCGGCAACCTGTCGGCGGCGGCGTATCAGGAGTTCTCGCTGGCCTACATGAAGAAAATCGTCAGCGGCCTGATCCGCGAGCACGACGGCCGCAAAGTGCCGGTGATCATCTTCACCAAAAACGGCGGCCTGTGGCTGGAAAGCATCGCCGAGGCTGGCGCCGACGCACTGGGCCTGGACTGGACCTGCGACATCGGTAACGCCCGCGCCCGCGTTGGCGACAAGGTTGCGCTGCAAGGCAACATGGACCCGACCGTGCTGTACGCCAAACCGGAAGCGATCCGCACCGAAGTCGGGCGCATTCTGGCCAGTTATGGCAAGGGCAGCGGTCACGTGTTCAACCTTGGCCATGGCATCACGCCTGAGGTTGATCCGGAGCATGCCGGTGCGTTCTTGCGTGCGGTGCATGAGCTGTCGGCGCAGTATCACGAGTGA